The genomic region CTGTGAACCCATTTTTTCCCCTGACAGACTGCTCACCGTAGCACAAGCAATAGGCCTACAGTCCATCCGTTTCATTTCTGGTTTAgttccattcattttcttttgtacacaaatcaaacaaagaCACAGTAAAAAGCTGTATGCTTCCCCCCTAGCCACACACCTGTGTATCCCTGGCTGTTGATTACCTACATGCCTTCCCAAAGACAATGCTCCACCCAGTGCTCAAACATAAAACTACAAATTACTTAGCATCACCAACGtggtacaaaacaaaacaaagttgtaAAATGGCTCCAACAAAGTCTTTGGTGGGGGTCAAGGAAAGCGTTTAGGCTGCTGTTGTTTAGCTAAATCCAACCAGGACAGCGGCTAAAGGCATACACTTGCAAGAGAGGCAGACATGTGTAACCAAAGTACCTGGGATGACCTGAAGGGCGCCGTTCTCTTGCACTGAGTCATCTAAAGCGAGCCACACAGAGAGAACAGGGCCACCAGCAATACCCCAATACCTGTGAACAAAACAATTACAGTGaggcacaacaaaacaaagcaaaacaaaacccctAAGGGTTTTTTCTAGAATGTGGATCTACCTCATATCCTGATGCCAGGCCACATATGGAAGTTCAGGTTTGGGTTCTCCTTCGTTATCCTGCTGGATGTCAGGTTTGACTGTTGGGTATTTACAGATGAAGCGGGAGTCCAGCAAGATGACGTCAGGTCCCAGGATGGCTTCGACCACTTTTATGATTTGAGGGTGTTTGGTCAGACCCTTCACCCATGGATACTGAAGGTGAACATTGTGGAGGCTGTACTGGGTGTAGTCTTCCCCTGGAAAGATTTTGAATATACCCATTCACAACACcatacattttcctttttaattaagtgttttgtgaaaaaaacaaaacagacacactttgaacaagaaatgtcaataaacgtCAATTTTGAGGATTACAAAAATGTTCAGAAACACAATTCATCCCTTCCCTCCTTCATCTTTCAGTGCTACTTACCAAGTTCTTTCTCCAGCTCAGAAAAGGCATGTTTGGCCTCCTTCAGCTCAGTCTCATTCAACACAGGCAGCGCAGAGAGGAAGCCCTGCTGGTTGTAGATCTCTTGCTGTTTAGCCATGGATGTAGTCATCTTTGGTAGAAAGTTTCACTGTTGATCCCTACAGCCTTCCGCTTATGAAATGTTATGGTGGAGGTTAGGAAGAAAAGATTAAGTTTAAATagttttccatccatccattttcaaGACAAGTTGAATTTTAGTTTGTGcagacataaacaaaaaaacatgcctTGCCCATCTGGCCTgatggaaaaaacatttaaccacATTAATTGGGTCTGTCtaggtctgtctgtctatcacCTTGTTCATCCAAGACCAATATAACCCCAGCGACTACACCTCAGTCCCTGTGTGAACTGTGTCTCCATGTTAAAAGTCTCTTTGTGAACATGTAAGAGCTGTTGACTAAAACAGGTCGGGAAACGACCATTACTCTCAGCATAGTGGAAAAGGCAAAAGTTGACATACGCTTTAAATACACAGTAGGAGCTACACCTGTCAGTATTATATCTAAATATGCAGTGAATTTTTTATGTCTCCATACCTGTCTGCTGCTCcggtttctctttctctctctttgagTCCGGGCTCTGGCTAGTAACAATTTCCTTTGAGGCAACGATTATATATTGCACGGTGaaactccacctcctttctcaGCATCTTGTTAATTTCCTAAAATGACATCATGTGATCTtaaaattttaaagaaaacaaaatgaaagggAAAACCCAT from Etheostoma spectabile isolate EspeVRDwgs_2016 chromosome 10, UIUC_Espe_1.0, whole genome shotgun sequence harbors:
- the LOC116697023 gene encoding probable alpha-ketoglutarate-dependent hypophosphite dioxygenase, with the protein product MTTSMAKQQEIYNQQGFLSALPVLNETELKEAKHAFSELEKELGEDYTQYSLHNVHLQYPWVKGLTKHPQIIKVVEAILGPDVILLDSRFICKYPTVKPDIQQDNEGEPKPELPYVAWHQDMRYWGIAGGPVLSVWLALDDSVQENGALQVIPGSHSAGMLPHRQAIRSGNMLSVNQEIPEELVQAGEAVLCPLLAGQMSIHDGFLVHASEPNRSQRRRCGLVSRYIPTCAYPTEDPDRPRKFAATALVCGTDQFNHFSNTT